One region of Anaeromyxobacter paludicola genomic DNA includes:
- a CDS encoding ABC transporter ATP-binding protein, producing the protein MDEPVVSIRGVAKRFGAFTALGGVDLDVRRGEIFALLGPNGAGKTTLISIVAGLLRASAGTVRVLGRDVVADYRYTRRHVGLVPQEINFDPFFTVEEALRIQAGYFGVTLAPERLEEILVALDLVAKRHVNARALSGGMKRRLLIGKALVHAPEVLFLDEPTAGVDVELRQQLWRYVRTLQSRGTTIVLTTHYLEEAEELADRVGIIDRGRLLLVEDKAEVLRRYAKKTLRATLAAPLAAVPPALAGMGARLEDGGRILAIDAEPGASFGRAVAAVAAAGLAVEDVETQRMRLEDVFVTLLRSDRS; encoded by the coding sequence ATGGACGAGCCGGTCGTCTCCATCCGCGGCGTCGCGAAGCGCTTCGGCGCCTTCACCGCGCTCGGGGGCGTGGATCTCGACGTGCGCCGGGGCGAGATCTTCGCGCTCCTGGGGCCCAACGGCGCCGGGAAGACCACGCTCATCAGCATCGTGGCCGGGCTGCTGCGCGCGAGCGCCGGCACCGTCCGCGTGCTCGGCCGCGACGTGGTGGCCGACTACCGGTACACCCGCCGCCACGTGGGGCTCGTCCCGCAGGAGATCAACTTCGACCCGTTCTTCACGGTCGAGGAGGCGCTCCGGATCCAGGCCGGCTACTTCGGCGTGACGCTGGCGCCGGAGCGGCTCGAGGAGATCCTGGTCGCGCTCGACCTGGTCGCGAAGCGGCACGTGAACGCGCGCGCCCTCTCGGGCGGCATGAAGCGGCGCCTCCTCATCGGGAAGGCGCTGGTCCACGCGCCCGAGGTGCTCTTCCTCGACGAGCCGACCGCCGGGGTGGACGTGGAGCTCCGGCAGCAGCTCTGGCGCTACGTCCGCACCCTGCAGTCGCGCGGGACCACCATCGTGCTCACGACCCACTACCTCGAGGAGGCGGAGGAGCTGGCCGACCGGGTCGGGATCATCGACCGGGGGCGGCTGCTGCTCGTGGAGGACAAGGCCGAGGTGCTCCGCCGCTACGCCAAGAAGACGCTCCGCGCCACCCTGGCCGCGCCGCTCGCCGCGGTCCCGCCCGCGCTCGCCGGCATGGGCGCGCGGCTCGAGGACGGCGGGAGGATCCTCGCCATCGACGCCGAGCCCGGCGCGTCCTTCGGGCGGGCGGTGGCGGCGGTGGCCGCCGCGGGGCTCGCGGTCGAGGACGTGGAGACCCAGCGCATGCGGCTCGAGGACGTGTTCGTCACCCTGCTCCGGAGCGATCGGTCGTGA
- a CDS encoding ABC transporter permease produces the protein MIGLGLRTLLAKEVRRFLRVPGQTILSPIITTTLYFVVFGWSLGSRLKEVEGVPYARFIVPGLVTLGVISNAYLNSASSMFVMKLQGTITDLLVSPLSYGEVLAGFVGAAVLRGLLVGLLMWGVAGVFTGFGMAHPVEAAVLLLLIAIAFSALGFITAVWATSFEQINFFPTFIITPLTFLGGVFYSARMLSPGLRRFTLLNPIFYLVDGVRHGMLGLSDAPGAAGLGIALLLCLVSLGVSWWMLRTGYKLRG, from the coding sequence GTGATCGGGCTCGGGCTGCGGACGCTGCTCGCGAAGGAGGTGCGCCGGTTCCTGCGGGTGCCGGGGCAGACCATCCTCTCGCCGATCATCACCACCACCCTCTACTTCGTGGTGTTCGGCTGGTCCCTCGGCAGCCGGCTCAAGGAGGTGGAGGGGGTGCCGTACGCCCGCTTCATCGTGCCGGGCCTGGTGACGCTGGGCGTGATCTCGAACGCCTACCTGAACAGCGCCTCGTCGATGTTCGTGATGAAGCTGCAGGGCACCATCACCGACCTGCTGGTCTCGCCGCTCTCGTACGGCGAGGTGCTGGCGGGCTTCGTGGGCGCGGCGGTGCTCCGCGGGTTGCTCGTCGGGCTGCTGATGTGGGGCGTGGCGGGGGTCTTCACCGGCTTCGGGATGGCCCACCCGGTCGAGGCGGCGGTCCTCCTCCTCCTCATCGCCATCGCCTTCTCCGCGCTCGGCTTCATCACCGCCGTGTGGGCGACCTCGTTCGAGCAGATCAACTTCTTCCCGACCTTCATCATCACGCCGCTCACGTTCCTGGGCGGCGTCTTCTACTCCGCGAGGATGCTGTCGCCGGGGCTCCGGCGCTTCACGCTCCTGAACCCGATCTTCTACCTCGTGGACGGGGTCCGGCACGGCATGCTGGGCCTCTCCGACGCCCCCGGCGCGGCGGGGCTGGGGATCGCGCTCCTGCTCTGCCTCGTGTCGCTCGGCGTGAGCTGGTGGATGCTGCGGACGGGCTACAAGCTGCGCGGCTAG
- a CDS encoding DoxX family membrane protein, with translation MNDKRLESGYWALRIAFGVVPIVAGLDKFTNLLVDWTGYLSPIAKQLLPVSPATFMHLAGIIEVVVGIAVLTRFTRQAAWVACAWLVCIALNLLSSGHFLDIAVRDLVMAVGAFALARLAEVRDEAIARETATAAMRPARA, from the coding sequence ATGAACGACAAGCGACTCGAGTCGGGGTACTGGGCGCTGCGCATCGCCTTCGGGGTGGTGCCCATCGTGGCCGGCCTGGACAAGTTCACCAACCTGCTCGTGGACTGGACGGGGTACCTCTCCCCCATCGCGAAGCAGCTCCTGCCGGTGAGCCCGGCGACCTTCATGCACCTCGCGGGGATCATCGAGGTGGTGGTGGGGATCGCGGTGCTGACGCGGTTCACGCGCCAGGCCGCGTGGGTGGCGTGCGCCTGGCTGGTCTGCATCGCGCTCAACCTGCTGTCGAGCGGCCACTTCCTCGACATCGCGGTGCGCGACCTGGTGATGGCGGTCGGGGCCTTCGCGCTCGCCCGGCTCGCCGAGGTGCGCGACGAGGCGATCGCCCGCGAGACCGCCACCGCGGCGATGCGGCCGGCGAGGGCTTGA
- a CDS encoding RNA polymerase sigma factor has translation MTELSIVPAPAPDVPSDEEVVRRVRAGEVALFELLMRRHNQRVYRAIRSLLRDEAEVEDAMQQAYLHAWARLSQWTGEAPFRAWLIRIAVNEALSRLRPGRRPAVREVDEEEQMDPGARDPERQAGARELLSLLEEAVDRLPVLYRTAFMLREIEGLSTAETAGCLGLSPEVVKVRLHRARAALRTALLDRAERQAHAAFPFLAPRCDRVVRAVLARLPGPESPRPIA, from the coding sequence GTGACCGAGCTCTCCATCGTGCCGGCGCCCGCGCCGGACGTCCCCAGCGACGAGGAGGTGGTGCGCCGGGTGCGGGCCGGGGAGGTGGCGCTCTTCGAGCTCCTGATGCGCCGCCACAACCAGCGCGTGTACCGGGCGATCCGCTCCCTCCTGCGCGACGAGGCGGAGGTGGAGGACGCGATGCAGCAGGCCTACCTGCACGCCTGGGCGCGGCTGTCCCAGTGGACCGGCGAGGCGCCGTTCCGCGCCTGGCTCATCCGCATCGCCGTGAACGAGGCGCTCTCGCGACTCCGGCCGGGCCGCAGGCCGGCGGTGCGCGAGGTCGACGAGGAGGAGCAGATGGACCCCGGTGCCCGCGATCCCGAGCGCCAGGCCGGCGCGCGGGAGCTGCTCTCGCTGCTGGAGGAGGCGGTCGATCGGCTGCCGGTGCTCTACCGGACGGCCTTCATGTTGCGCGAGATCGAGGGGCTCTCGACCGCCGAGACGGCCGGGTGCCTGGGGTTGTCGCCGGAGGTGGTGAAGGTGCGGCTGCACCGCGCCCGCGCCGCGCTCCGGACGGCGCTGCTCGATCGGGCCGAGCGCCAGGCGCACGCGGCCTTTCCGTTCCTCGCGCCCCGGTGCGACCGCGTCGTGCGCGCCGTGCTCGCCCGGCTGCCGGGCCCGGAGAGCCCCCGCCCGATCGCTTGA
- a CDS encoding nucleotide-binding protein, producing MRLTLVAAFTLAMAACKQQPPPAKPAAGAAAPLAATDAAPAAGGIKGKLVERIDAAPYSYLKLDTAQGETWAAVPQTTAANGAEVTVVNAFPMKDFESKTLNRKFAVVYFGTLAGQEAAAGGAPMGGAPMGGAAAPAAMGGMPPQGMGGGMPPAGMGGQPPNVAAQHQGVNAAPVKVAKVAKATGPDARTVSEIYAQKASLKEKSVTVRGQVVKFNAGVMGKNWVHLRDGSGAEEKKDNDITVTTMDNVAVGDTVTAKGTVHLDKDFGYGYAYPVIVEEAKVSK from the coding sequence ATGCGCCTCACCCTCGTCGCCGCCTTCACCCTCGCGATGGCCGCCTGCAAGCAGCAGCCGCCTCCCGCCAAGCCGGCGGCCGGCGCCGCCGCTCCGCTCGCCGCGACCGACGCGGCCCCGGCGGCCGGCGGCATCAAGGGCAAGCTCGTCGAGCGGATCGACGCGGCTCCCTACAGCTACCTGAAGCTCGACACCGCGCAGGGCGAGACCTGGGCCGCGGTGCCGCAGACCACCGCGGCGAACGGGGCCGAGGTCACCGTCGTGAACGCCTTCCCGATGAAGGACTTCGAGAGCAAGACGCTCAACCGCAAGTTCGCGGTCGTCTACTTCGGCACGCTCGCTGGCCAGGAGGCCGCCGCCGGCGGCGCGCCCATGGGCGGCGCGCCGATGGGCGGCGCCGCGGCGCCGGCCGCGATGGGCGGGATGCCGCCCCAGGGCATGGGCGGCGGGATGCCCCCGGCCGGCATGGGCGGCCAGCCGCCGAACGTGGCGGCCCAGCACCAGGGCGTGAACGCCGCGCCGGTGAAGGTGGCGAAGGTCGCCAAGGCGACCGGCCCCGACGCCCGGACCGTCTCCGAGATCTACGCGCAGAAGGCCTCGCTCAAGGAGAAGAGCGTGACCGTCCGCGGCCAGGTGGTGAAGTTCAACGCCGGCGTGATGGGCAAGAACTGGGTCCACCTCCGCGACGGCAGCGGCGCCGAGGAGAAGAAGGACAACGACATCACCGTCACCACCATGGACAACGTGGCGGTGGGCGACACGGTCACCGCCAAGGGCACCGTGCACCTCGACAAGGACTTCGGCTACGGCTACGCGTACCCGGTGATCGTCGAGGAGGCGAAGGTCTCGAAGTAG
- a CDS encoding RecQ family ATP-dependent DNA helicase, whose protein sequence is MPAPLPTREELSAAARALRADWEAGEGSDAALRAQVLERLDALRDLYRTAPELFTREITDELRAVGEGLRRPLGAPRAAHRAAPAVEPRSAAAVDAGSTPGVDSRATPGAEPRCTPSAARRVEPGEGAERAARLLRELFGHERFRPGQREIIEAVLAGRDCVGVMPTGAGKSLTYQIPARLLGGVTLVISPLIALMKDQVDAMSRVGLSATFLNSSLSPEERRERIEGLRAGRYELLYAAPEGLEASVGGVLQGLPLSLIAVDEAHCISHWGHDFRPAYRNLSGLKARFGNLPVLALTATATREVTRDIASQLGMERPLAFRGTFFRPNLRLHAYKKGEEREGSGKISVRDSILRLVRARPGKSGIVYCLSRKSSEGTAEFLRDHGVRAAAYHAGLEAEERARVQDAFQADEVDVVVATVAFGMGIDKPDTRYVIHRDMPRSIEGYYQEIGRAGRDGRESDCVLFYSWADVLSYDRFAGEAEDPEIQRWQKRQVRQMFDFADGARCRHQDLAAYFGEELDPCGASCDHCAGLDLVASAPAAGRRKVRLTPRAAPGTRGRDDDAGPETAEGDLRLFEALRALRTGLARARKVPPYVIFPDSALALMAERKPVTEDQLLEVPGVGEKKLALYGEEFLAVLRKHA, encoded by the coding sequence ATGCCCGCCCCGCTCCCCACGCGCGAAGAGCTCTCGGCCGCCGCCCGCGCGCTGCGCGCCGACTGGGAGGCGGGCGAGGGCTCCGACGCCGCGCTGCGCGCGCAGGTGCTGGAGCGGCTCGACGCCCTGCGGGACCTCTACCGGACGGCGCCCGAGCTCTTTACGCGCGAGATCACGGACGAGCTCCGGGCGGTGGGCGAGGGGCTGCGCCGCCCGCTCGGCGCTCCGCGCGCCGCGCACCGCGCCGCGCCCGCCGTCGAGCCCCGTTCCGCAGCCGCCGTCGATGCCGGGTCCACGCCGGGCGTCGATTCCCGCGCCACGCCCGGCGCCGAGCCCCGCTGCACGCCCAGCGCCGCTCGCCGCGTCGAGCCGGGCGAGGGCGCCGAGCGGGCGGCGCGCCTCCTGCGCGAGCTCTTCGGCCACGAGCGCTTTCGCCCCGGGCAGCGCGAGATCATCGAGGCGGTCCTCGCCGGCCGCGACTGCGTCGGCGTGATGCCGACCGGCGCCGGCAAGTCGCTCACCTACCAGATCCCGGCGCGCCTGCTCGGTGGCGTCACCCTCGTCATCTCGCCGCTCATCGCCCTCATGAAGGACCAGGTGGACGCGATGTCGCGCGTGGGGCTCTCGGCCACCTTCCTCAACTCGAGCCTCTCGCCGGAGGAGCGGCGGGAGCGGATCGAGGGGCTGCGCGCCGGCCGCTACGAGCTGCTCTACGCGGCGCCGGAGGGGCTCGAGGCCTCGGTGGGCGGCGTGCTGCAGGGGCTGCCGCTCTCGCTCATCGCCGTGGACGAGGCCCACTGCATCAGCCACTGGGGCCACGACTTCCGCCCCGCCTACCGCAACCTCTCCGGCCTGAAGGCCCGGTTCGGCAACCTGCCGGTGCTGGCCCTCACCGCCACCGCCACGCGCGAGGTCACCCGGGACATCGCCTCGCAGCTCGGCATGGAGCGGCCGCTCGCGTTCCGGGGCACCTTCTTCCGGCCCAACCTCCGCCTCCACGCCTACAAGAAGGGGGAGGAGCGGGAGGGGAGCGGCAAGATCTCCGTCCGGGACTCCATCCTGCGGCTGGTGCGGGCGCGTCCGGGGAAGAGCGGGATCGTCTACTGCCTCTCGCGCAAGTCCTCCGAGGGCACGGCCGAGTTCCTCCGCGACCACGGCGTCCGCGCCGCCGCCTACCACGCCGGGCTCGAGGCGGAGGAGCGGGCGCGGGTGCAGGACGCCTTCCAGGCGGACGAGGTGGACGTGGTCGTCGCCACCGTCGCCTTCGGGATGGGGATCGACAAGCCGGACACCCGGTACGTCATCCACCGCGACATGCCGCGCTCGATCGAGGGCTACTACCAGGAGATCGGGCGCGCCGGCCGCGACGGCCGCGAGAGCGACTGCGTCCTCTTCTACTCCTGGGCCGACGTCCTCTCGTACGACCGTTTCGCGGGGGAGGCGGAGGACCCGGAGATCCAGCGCTGGCAGAAGCGGCAGGTCCGACAGATGTTCGACTTCGCCGACGGCGCGAGGTGCCGCCACCAGGACCTCGCCGCCTACTTCGGCGAGGAGCTCGATCCCTGCGGCGCCTCCTGCGACCACTGCGCCGGGCTCGACCTCGTCGCGAGCGCCCCGGCGGCCGGGCGGCGCAAGGTGCGGCTCACGCCGCGGGCCGCGCCGGGCACGCGCGGCCGCGACGACGACGCCGGCCCGGAGACGGCCGAGGGCGACCTGCGGCTCTTCGAGGCGCTGCGGGCCCTGCGCACCGGCCTCGCGCGGGCGCGGAAGGTCCCGCCCTACGTCATCTTCCCCGACTCCGCGCTGGCGCTCATGGCCGAGCGGAAGCCCGTCACCGAGGACCAGCTCCTCGAGGTGCCTGGCGTCGGGGAGAAGAAGCTCGCCCTCTACGGCGAGGAGTTCCTGGCCGTGCTCCGCAAGCACGCCTGA